The following proteins are co-located in the Microtus ochrogaster isolate Prairie Vole_2 unplaced genomic scaffold, MicOch1.0 UNK87, whole genome shotgun sequence genome:
- the Vars2 gene encoding LOW QUALITY PROTEIN: valine--tRNA ligase, mitochondrial (The sequence of the model RefSeq protein was modified relative to this genomic sequence to represent the inferred CDS: substituted 1 base at 1 genomic stop codon): MESAPARGGLNRAHLQCRNLQEFLGGLSPGVLDRLYGHPATCLAVFRELPSLAKNWVMRMLFLEQPLPQAAVALWVKKEFSKAQEESTGLLSGLRIWHTQLLPGGLQGLILNPIFRQNLRIALLGGGKAWSDDTSQLGPDKHARDVPSLDKYAEERWEVVLHFMVGSPSAAVSQDLAQLLSQAGLMKSAEPGEPPCITSAGFQFLLLDTSAQLWYFMLQYLQTAQSRGMDLVEILSFLFQLSFSTLGKDYSVEGMSDSLLNFLQHLREFGLVFQRKRKSRRYYPTRLAINLSSGVSGAGGTVHQPGFIVVETNYRLYAYTGEAGWRWRGDAGGIPVMPCLWLGALWYFVXHTRAGLEGGRSGHLLIPLHPWPESELQIALIALFSEMLYRFPNMVVAQVTRESVQQAIASGITAQQIIHFLRTRAHPVMLKQTPVLPPTITDQIRLWELERDRLRFTEGVLYNQFLSQVDFELLLAHARELGVLVFENSAKRLMVVTPSGHSDVKRFWKRQKHSSSHLTSSQTLPMPHLPLAFFRPPLWVLRPSWGLSRPQPLCTQPELQGSPLSRRNREAKQKRLREKQAALEAGLAETSKSPAVPTKAWSHKEVVLYEIPTEPGEKKDVSGPLPPAYSPRYVEAAWYQWWAREGFFKPEYQARLPHATGETFSMCIPPPNVTGSLHIGHALTVAIQDALVRWHRMRGDRVLWIPGSDHAGIATQAVVEKHLWKEQGVRRHELSREDFLQAVWQWKHEKGGEIYEQLCALGASLDWDRECFTMDAGSSAAVTEAFVRLYNSGLLYRSRQLVNWSCTLRSAISDIEVESRPLPGRTVLQLPGCPTPVSFGLLASVAFPVDGEPGVEIVVGTTRPETLPGDVAVAVHPDDPRYTHLHGRQLCHPLTGQLLPLITDTTVEPHVGTGAVKVTPAHSPADAEMGARHGLTPLSVIAEDGTMTSLCGDWLQGLHRFVAREKIMCALREQGLLRGLQEHPMVLPLCSRSGDVVEYLLKCQWFVRCQEMGDRAAKAVESGALELRPAFHQKNWQHWFSHIGDWCVSRQLWWGHRIPAYKVVGEKAEDDGKECWVVGRSEAEARAVAAELTGRPGAELTLERDPDVLDTWFSSALFPFSALGWPQETPDLARFYPLSLLETGSDLLLFWVSRMVMLGTQLTGQLPFSKVLLHSMVRDRQGRKMSKSLGNVLDPRDIISGQELQVLQAKLRDGNLDPRELAIAAAAQKKDFPHGIPECGTDALRFALCSHGILGGNLHLSVSEVLNYRHFCNKLWNALRFILRALGENFVPQPAEKVSPSSAMDAWILSRLAFAAHECERGFLSRDLSLVTHTLYHFWLHNLCDVYLVSGRAGPRVSRVLGCVHLFLLHCLASGVQPSAAACHGCFSHSSCCILGGQWRGYSSSSADSGFSHQESWRQPQLERSFSRVQEVVQALRALRATYQLTKARPQVLLQSSDPEEQGLFQPFLEPLSTLSHCGAVGFLPPGAAAPSSWALTPLDDTIKIYMELQGLVDPQSQLPRLAARRQKLQKQLADLLSRTASEGVAERQQRLSSLRLELSKLDQAASHLQQLIEETPSAREL, translated from the exons ATGGAGAGCGCCCCTGCAAGGGGTGGACTGAACCGAGCACACCTACAATGTAGGAATCTACAGGAGTTCTTAGGGGGCCTGAGCCCTGGGGTGCTGGACCGATTGTATGGGCACCCAGCCACTTGTCTGGCTGTCTTCAG GGAGCTTCCTTCTCTGGCAAAGAACTGGGTGATGCGGATGCTTTTTCTGGAGCAGCCTCTGCCGCAGGCTGCAGTAGCCCTGTGGGTGAAGAAAGAGTTCAGCAA GGCTCAGGAGGAGAGTACAGGGCTCCTTAGTGGCCTCCGCATTTGGCATACGCAGCTGCTCCCTGGTGGACTCCAGGGCCTCATCCTCAACCCCATCTTCCGCCAGAACCTCCGAATTGCCCTTCTGGGTGG GGGCAAGGCCTGGTCTGATGACACAAGTCAGCTGGGACCAGACAAGCACGCCCGGGATGTCCCCTCACTCGACAAGTACGCTGAGGAGCGCTGGGAG GTGGTCTTGCACTTCATGGTAGGCTCCCCCAGTGCAGCCGTCAGCCAGGACCTGGCCCAGCTTCTCAGCCAGGCTGGGCTTATGAAAAG CGCTGAACCTGGAGAGCCGCCCTGCATCACTTCTGCTGGCTTCCAGTTCCTGCTGCTGGACACGTCTGCCCAGCTCTGGTACTTCATGCTGCAGTATCTGCAGACAGCGCAG agTCGGGGCATGGACCTAGTGgagattctctccttcctcttccagctCAGTTTCTCTACTCTGGGCAAG GACTACTCCGTAGAGGGTATGAGTGATTCTTTGTTGAACTTCCTGCAACACCTGCGTGAGTTCGGACTCGTTTTCCAGAGGAAG AGGAAGTCCCGGCGTTACTACCCCACACGCCTAGCCATCAACCTCTCGTCTGGCGTCTCTGGGGCTGGGGGCACTGTGCACCAGCCGGGCTTCATTGTCGTGGAAACCAATTACCGACTGTATGCCTATACCGGTGAggctggatggaggtggaggggAGACGCAGGAGGGATTCCAGTTATGCCATGTTTATGGTTAGGAGCGCTCTGGTATTTTGTCTAACACACGAGGGCAGGGCTAGAGGGAGGCAGGAGTGGGCACCTCCTCATTCCTCTTCATCCCTGGCCAGAGTCGGAGCTGCAGATCGCTCTCATCGCCCTCTTCTCTGAGATGCTGTATCGGTTCCCCaacatggtggtggcacaggtgACCCGGGAGAGCGTGCAGCAGGCCATTGCCAGTGGCATCACAGCCCAGCAG atAATCCATTTCCTAAGGACAAGGGCCCATCCAGTGATGCTCAAACAG ACTCCTGTGCTGCCTCCCACCATAACAGACCAGATTCggctgtgggagctggagagggacAGACTTCGTTTCACTGAAG GCGTCCTGTATAACCAGTTCCTGTCGCAAGTGGACTTTGAGCTGCTGCTGGCCCACGCGCGGGAGCTGGGCGTGCTGGTGTTCGAGAACTCGGCCAAGCGGCTGATGGTGGTGACCCCGTCCGGGCACAGCGACGTCAAGCGCTTTTGGAAGCGGCAGAAGCACAGCTCCT CGCACCTGACTTCTTCCCAAACTCTCCCCATGCCTCATTTACCTCTGGCCTTCTTCCGGCCACCGCTTTGGGTGCTGAGGCCCTCCTGGggtctctccaggccccagccACTGTGCACACAGCCAGAGCTCCAAGGCTCGCCCCTCTCTCGGAGGAACCGAGAAGCCAAACAGAAGCGGCTGCGGGAGAAACAGGCGGCCCTGGAGGCTGGGCTAGCTGAGACTAGCAAG TCACCTGCAGTGCCCACCAAGGCCTGGAGCCACAAGGAGGTAGTACTGTATGAAATCCCCACCGAGCCAGGTGAAAAGAAAG ATGTTTCTGGGCCCCTGCCTCCTGCTTACAGTCCCCGATATGTTGAGGCGGCCTGGTACCAGTGGTGGGCGCGAGAGGGCTTCTTCAAGCCGGAGTATCAG GCGCGGCTGCCCCACGCTACAGGGGAGACCTTTTCCATGTGTATCCCACCTCCCAACGTCACTGGCTCCCTGCACATCGGTCACGCACTCACAGTAGCCATACAGGACGCGCTTGTGCGCTG GCACCGGATGCGTGGGGATCGCGTGCTGTGGATCCCTGGCTCAGATCACGCAGGAATTGCTACCCAG GCTGTGGTGGAGAAACACCTGTGGAAGGAGCAGGGCGTGAGGAGACACGAGCTGAGCCGGGAAGACTTCCTCCAGGCCGTGTGGCAGTGGAAACATGA gaaaggaggggagattTATGAGCAGCTGTGCGCTCTGGGTGCCTCTCTGGACTGGGACCGAGAGTGTTTCACCATGGACGCT GGCTCCTCGGCAGCAGTGACAGAAGCATTTGTGCGACTCTACAACTCGGGATTGTTGTACCGGAGCCGTCAGCTTGTGAACTGGTCGTGCACTCTGAGATCGGCCATCTCAGACATtgag GTAGAGAGCCGGCCCCTGCCTGGCCGCACAGTGCTCCAGCTGCCCGGCTGCCCGACCCCTGTGTCTTTTGGGCTCCTTGCTTCTGTTGCCTTCCCAGTGGATGGTGAGCCCG GTGTGGAGATTGTGGTGGGAACCACGAGGCCCGAGACGCTGCCTGGAGACGTGGCTGTGGCCGTCCACCCCGACGACCCACGATACACA CATTTACACGGGCGACAGCTCTGTCACCCTTTGACAGGACAGCTCCTCCCGCTCATCACAGACACCACTGTTGAGCCACATGTGGGCACAG GGGCAGTGAAGGTGACCCCGGCTCACAGTCCAGCGGATGCCGAGATGGGGGCCCGGCACGGCCTGACCCCACTGAGCGTCATCGCAGAGGATGGGACAATGACGTCTCTGTGTGGAGACTGGCTGCAG GGTCTTCACCGATTTGTGGCCCGGGAAAAGATCATGTGCGCACTGAGGGAGCAGGGGTTGCTCCGGGGCCTGCAGGAGCACCCCATGGTGCTGCCCCTCTGCAG CCGTTCCGGGGACGTGGTAGAATACCTGCTGAAGTGCCAGTGGTTTGTCCGCTGCCAGGAAATGGGGGACCGAGCTGCCAAG GCTGTGGAGTCAGGGGCTCTGGAGCTCCGGCCTGCCTTCCACCAGAAGAACTGGCAGCACTGGTTTTCCCACATCGG GGACTGGTGTGTCTCCCGGCAGCTGTGGTGGGGCCATCGGATCCCGGCCTACAAGGTGGttggagagaaggcagag GATGACGGGAAGGAATGTTGGGTGGTCGGGCGGtcagaggctgaggccagagctgTAGCAGCAGAGCTGACCGGCAGACCAGGAGCAGAACTGACCCTGGAGAGGG ACCCTGATGTCCTGGACACTTGGTTCTCCTCggctcttttccccttttctgcccTGGGTTGGCCCCAAGAG ACACCAGACCTCGCTCGTTTCTATCCCCTTTCACTGTTGGAAACTGGCAGTGACCTCCTACTGTTCTGGGTGAGCCGCATGGTCATGCTGGGGACCCAGCTCACTGGGCAGCTCCCATTCAGCAAG GTGCTTCTCCATTCCATGGTTCGGGACAGGCAAGGCCGGAAGATGAGCAAGTCCCTGGGGAATGTGCTAGACCCACGGGATATCATTAGCGGGCAAGAGCTGCAG GTGCTACAGGCCAAGCTGAGAGATGGCAATTTGGACCCGAGAGAGCTGGCCATTGCTGCAGCAGCACAG AAAAAGGACTTTCCTCATGGGATCCCTGAGTGTGGGACAGATGCCCTGAGGTTTGCGTTGTGCTCTCATGGAATCCTGG gGGGCAACCTGcacctgtctgtctctgaggTCCTGAACTACCGCCATTTCTGCAACAAGCTCTGGAACGCCCTGCGCTTTATCCTCCGAGCACTGGGGGAGAACTTTGTACCCCAGCCAGCAGAGAAG GTGTCGCCCTCCTCTGCCATGGACGCCTGGATTCTGAGCCGCCTGGCCTTTGCAGCCCACGAGTGTGAGAGGGGCTTCCTCAGCCGGGACCTGTCGCTCGTCACCCACACCCTGTATCATTTCTGGCTCCACAATCTCTGTGATGTCTACCTGGTGAGTGGTAGGGCAGGGCCTAGAGTTTCCAGAGTTCTGGGGTGCGTGCACCTGTTCCTCcttcactgcctggcctctggagTGCAGCCCAGTGCTGCTGCCTGTCACGGTTGCTTCAGCCACTCTAGCTGCTGCATCCTGGGGGGACA GTGGCGCGGGTACAGCAGCAGCAGTGCTGACTCTGGGTTTTCTCACCAGGAGTCCTGGCGCCAGCCCCAGCTGGAACGCTCCTTCTCCAGGGTCCAAGAGGTTGTCCAGGCACTACGGGCCCTCCGAGCCACCTACCAGCTCACAAAAGCCCGACCCCAAG TGCTGCTCCAGAGCTCAGATCCAGAAGAACAGGGCCTATTCCAGCCCTTCCTGGAGCCCCTGAGCACCCTGAGCCACTGTGGGGCTGTAGGGTTCCTGCCCCCAGGGGCAGCAGCTCCCTCCAGCTGGGCCCTCACCCCACTGGATGACACCATTAAGATCTACATGGAGCTGCAG GGCCTGGTGGACCCCCAGAGCCAGCTACCTCGGCTCGCTGCCCGGAGGCAGAAGTTACAGAAACAGCTCGCTGACCTCTTGAGTCGGACTGCGTCAGAGGGGGTTGCAGAGAGGCAGCAGAGG CTTTCCTCCCTCCGCCTGGAGTTGTCAAAGCTGGACCAAGCAGCCTCCCACCTCCAGCAGCTGATAGAAGAGACGCCCAGCGCCAGGGAGCTCTGA
- the Mucl3 gene encoding diffuse panbronchiolitis critical region protein 1 homolog, which translates to MAQLTSSLCSTFGFLCCLFFLPASWEAGVNTVQELQKTSEPSTSDHLLTLTPGLTHKALSVHTDLNHQRAPDLPKSTATQKPKKRCTTVRLDKPVHKSVDNSKATGNQNTTVRHEMTPALVMNATSPGKDPMIRNGRSADDPKSTHTEKGSEGSHPTSAPRRRTTCKSTTSKTRVTRNSGTPTRPVDTSTGLRTTSRKPTTPSHDSELSRKTTSSSVKSSEAPKTSYRTPRTPATPGAEAHRTPFASDKPEKMTTEHIKETSSASETTRAQATPTPYESETVSANARTTRAQVMPVEHDTTLANQKTTQVSAKSTEHPEEATSTTQEATRVSQSPTVFRRKTTLTTKPIKTPGNPEKTGAVLVSTGPSVKVTKDKSTALSPRLQKSETTQRGLLCSVTTRTDLGSSTSGTHQQLSSHSSPGSLHAEGAKGENNPFPAWAIVVVILLAVIVLLIFIGLIFLVACASRTPRVLTTQNSEDFDPEDRGGRNSYPVYLMEQQNLKPSQIPSPP; encoded by the exons ATGGCTCAACTGACCAGCAGTCTCTGTTCCACGTTTGGCTTCCtctgctgcctcttcttccttccagcttcTTGGGAGGCAG gTGTTAACACAGTTCAGGAACTTCAGAAGACCAGTGAACCGTCAACATCTGATCATCTGCTCACCCTTACTCCAGGCCTTACTCACAAGGCTCTTTCTGTCCACACTGATCTGAACCACCAACGAGCTCCGGACCTCCCTAAGTCTACAGCAACCCAGAAGCCCAAAAAGCGGTGCACCACCGTACGCCTTGACAAACCAGTTCACAAATCTGTAGacaactccaaagccacaggtAACCAAAACACCACTGTTCGCCATGAAATGACCCCTGCTTTGGTCATGAATGCCACCAGCCCAGGAAAAGACCCAATGATCCGGAATGGACGCTCAGCCGATGACCCCAAATCCACTCACACAGAGAAAGGATCAGAGGGAAGTCATCCaacctcagcacccaggagaAGAACAACCTGTAAGTCTACAACAAGCAAAACCAGAGTAACGCGGAACTCAGGTACACCAACGAGACCTGTGGATACCAGCACTGGGCTAAGGACCACCTCACGTAAACCCACAACTCCTTCCCATGACTCAGAGCTCAGTAGAAAAACCACATCTTCCTCAGTAAAATCCTCAGAAGCCCCAAAGACCTCATACAGGACTCCAAGGACCCCAGCAACACCAGGTGCTGAAGCTCACAGGACTCCATTTGCCTCAGACAAGCCTGAGAAAATGACTACAGAGCACATCAAAGAGACCTCATCAGCCAGCGA GACCACAAGAGCCCAAGCAACACCCACTCCGTATGAAAGTGAGACCGTCTCAGCCAATGCGAGGACCACAAGAGCCCAAGTGATGCCTGTAGAGCACGATACCACACTGGCCAATCAAAAGACAACACAAGTCTCAGCAAAGTCTACAGAACACCCAGAAGAAGCCACATCAACCACCCAGGAAGCCACACGCGTCTCACAAAGTCCCACGGTGTTCCGGAGGAAAACCACACTGACCACTAAGCCCATAAAAACTCCAGGAAACCCAGAGAAAACAGGAGCAGTCCTCGTGAGCACGGGGCCTTCAGTCAAGGTCACAAAGGACAAGTCTACTGCTCTCTCTCCTCGTCTCCAGAAATCTGAGACCACACAGCGGGGACTCCTCTGCTCTGTGACAACTAGAACAGACCTGGGATCCAGCACTTCAGGGACTCACCAGCAGCTGAGCAGTCACAGCTCACCTGGAAGCCTCCACGCTGAGGGGGCAAAGGGAGAGAACAATCCATTCCCTGCGTGGGCCATAGTTGTCGTGATCCTCCTGGCCGTGATTGTCCTGCTCATCTTCATTGGCCTGATCTTTTTG GTTGCCTGTGCGTCGCGAACACCCCGTGTACTGACGACCCAGAACTCAGAGGATTTCGACCCTGAGGACAGAGGGGGCCGCAATTCCTACCCCGTCTACCTGATGGAGCAGCAGAATTTGAAACCAAGCCAGATCCCGTCCCCTCCATGA
- the Sfta2 gene encoding surfactant-associated protein 2, which produces MGSSMPLFLLLALLNTSYAAGPKVILKVKLAEVFQAKASQDSSFLGMLQKICLLLHLPSGTNMTLHHKGPLHH; this is translated from the exons ATGGGGTCTTCGatgcccctcttcctcctcctggctctCCTCAACACCTCATATGCAGCAG GGCCAAAGGTTATTCTGAAAGTAAAGCTGGCGGAGGTTTTCCAGGCCAAGGCCTCCCAGGACTCCAGCTTCCTGGGCATGCTCCAAAAG atctgcctcctcctccacctcccatcgGGAACCAACATGACCCTCCATCACAAGGGGCCACTACACCAT